A portion of the Lolium rigidum isolate FL_2022 chromosome 1, APGP_CSIRO_Lrig_0.1, whole genome shotgun sequence genome contains these proteins:
- the LOC124706684 gene encoding glycine-rich protein 5-like — protein sequence MAVSTSSSSAFLFLTLLCFATTLPSPANARHFPRKDGSTSAINSVRIKFSWPFSRDGAGSGHGSGDGHGFGWAVSRNGSDTTIGLGGGIGGGVGSTRDGDGSSAGGGVGVGVGIDVGKNGIDVGVGVGGGGAASEQNHDGGVSVGLGGGAGIGFHIGKGGVSVTMTHGTGGGGGGGGSDGASGGGSGVGRAGNAVGSGQGSGNASGGTGSGSGGGSGSAPGATGGGGGGGMGGSSGHP from the coding sequence ATGGCTGTCTCTACCAGTAGCTCCAGTGCCTTCCTCTTCCTCACTCTACTCTGTTTTGCTACAACTCTCCCGTCACCTGCCAACGCGAGGCATTTCCCTCGCAAGGATGGCAGTACCAGCGCCATCAACAGCGTCCGCATCAAGTTCTCCTGGCCTTTCTCAAGGGACGGTGCCGGCAGCGGCCATGGCTCCGGCGACGGCCACGGGTTCGGCTGGGCCGTGTCGCGCAACGGGTCCGACACGACGATCGGGCTCGGCGGTGGCATCGGGGGAGGCGTAGGAAGCACCCGTGACGGAGACGGGAGCAGCgccggtggcggcgtcggcgtgGGGGTCGGCATCGACGTGGGGAAGAACGGGATCGACGTGGGCGTTGGCGTTGGGGGAGGCGGCGCCGCGAGCGAGCAGAACCACGACGGTGGTGTCAGTGTGGGCCTTGGTGGTGGAGCGGGCATAGGGTTCCATATCGGCAAAGGAGGTGTCAGCGTCACGATGACACACGGtactggtggaggtggaggcggtggcggcagtGACGGTGCTTCGGGCGGAGGCAGCGGGGTTGGACGGGCAGGCAACGCTGTGGGGAGCGGCCAGGGTTCCGGAAACGCGAGCGGCGGCACGGGGAGTGGCAGCGGAGGTGGATCCGGCTCCGCACCAGGAGcaaccggtggtggtggtggcggcggcatggGTGGGAGCAGCGGCCATCCGTGA